The genomic window CCAAAAAGGGGTCATGCTCACAGCACTACCagtacataaataaatacacaTGACATTGACACCTGACTACAGGATACAGCCACATAGCCATATAGCCATACATGTAGATGTAAGTGTGTAAGAGGAGGTACGATTGTCAAGGAGGGTCATGTTCTCACACAACTACTGAATaccataaataaatattgacGACAGGGTACCACCATGGAACAACAATAGATGTACCACTACCGTAGTAGTACGGTGGCCAAAGAGGGTCCCATCATACACGTAAATGACATTGACGTCTGACAACTGACTACAGTACTTGTAATAAAACAGGCCATAATAAAACGTCGTGCATTTCTGTAGCATTCAAACTAATACTTTATTCCTCCGCTGTACCTGGTATGGGCTGGCAatccaatgacgtcagtgtaTGCGTGCTCGATGGCAACGACTGAAGGAAGACGGTCACCGCTTCGACTCCCGTCGCGTTGTGCCCGTTCCAAACGACCGACGACAAGCTCGTGTACAGATGAGATATGAGCTAAGCGCACTGTGCATGTCCGCGTGGCCGTCTGCTGAGAGCGAAAACACTCACGTGCTTCTTCTTGTCGATTGTGTCGTAGAAGATGTTGGCGAACTCTTCGCCGGCGCTGCACGCTCGTTCGacggtcgcgtcgacgtcccGCAAGAAGGACATGGGgaagcgacgtcgcacgcccgagaaaaagaatgtTCTAATTCTATTCCGGGGTACGGTGTTGTTGTTGTACGGGACTCCGTCGATCGATCTATATTCTGCGTCACTTTTCTCGTACGCTTCGCAGAGACGCGATGCTTCAAGCCCTGTGGGACGACTTCCTACGAGACCGGCGCAAAAGCGGCTCGGACGCGTCGCAAggcgtcgaatcgcttcgcCGCTTCGCTCAAGCCGTCCTCTCGgtggaaaacgaaaaaacgacgcgagaaTTGTCGTCTCTGAGGTGAGAATACGCCGTACGCAAGAAGAAACTAGCGTCGCGAAAGCGGAAAATGTCGCAGCGATCCGGTGAGCGTCGGCGAAATTCTGAGCAAGGAACTCCTGCTCCAATTCGGTCGCGCCGAGCCGCCGAGCCGCTCGAAACcattcgaaaacgacgtgcGTCTACTATTAGCGACCGTGGATCGTTTCAGCAAAGCGGTGAGAATTAGTGTCAGTTTAGGAGATCCGGTTCCCATTCGTAGTTCTCTCCTATTTATCTAAGGGATTCGTCTGCGATTCGAATCTGTGCGACAATCTCCTCTCACTTCTCGAAGTCTACGCCAAGACGATGCTCGAGGATCCGCCGCGTAGGGAAAACGATCCTATCAATTGTTTGGGGGGGGGTTTGTGTATATGTATTATGTATTTATAGcgatttctcttcgtttgcCCGCTTTGAGCACTTCCGCTTTGTGGCACGCCGAACATCGTCGCGATTCGCTGGCCTATTTCGTCGGTCAGCTGAGCGTGGGACGGCACGGCGTCGCTGCTAAAATCGAGGGGTCGTCGACCGACGATCGATGGATCGACGGCCTATTGATTATGTCCGTTTTGGaaggcgtcgtcgtgacgacgataCGACGCGGCGAAAAGGCGAGACGACACGGGCAATTGCCTCAGAAGATCGTCCAAAAGTTGAGCGATCTCTTCGTCTGGCTCGCCTTGGCACG from Oscarella lobularis chromosome 1, ooOscLobu1.1, whole genome shotgun sequence includes these protein-coding regions:
- the LOC136198497 gene encoding NTF2-related export protein 1-like translates to MSFLRDVDATVERACSAGEEFANIFYDTIDKKKHLISHLYTSLSSVVWNGHNATGVEAVTVFLQSLPSSTHTLTSLDCQPIPEVASPGQTSILVATEGTVKYEGNRERPFSQNFVLTEQSGVWKIVSDCFRFTDESE